Proteins co-encoded in one Arachis hypogaea cultivar Tifrunner chromosome 13, arahy.Tifrunner.gnm2.J5K5, whole genome shotgun sequence genomic window:
- the LOC112738173 gene encoding protein SAR DEFICIENT 1: MASKRLFDDSDRDAEEASDKRMRPNRPSLASIIGEAVRVKNMQSLLSGLEPLLRKVVNEEVERVIIRHRHGSNYTRSPSLRIEAASSSSSEQPPKLQLMFTNELSLPIFTSSRILDAQGNPMQVILVDKTNNDQMVRTSLPYPVKLELVVLDGDFPGEESWWSSEQFNRHIVKERTGKRPLLSGELNLTMRDDIAPMNGDIEFTDNSSWIRSRKFRVAVRVSPNQQGAIRIREGITQAFVVKDHRGELYKKHHPPMLDDQVWRLEKIGKDGAFHKKLSAEGINTVQEFLKLSVVDPQMLRKILGIGMSEKMWEATIKHAKTCNMGNKVYMYSHANYTIYLSPICQLIRADINGQILQGRDLNSYNRVYLEKMVSEAYSRWNELEEIDQAVLNDNVALLTQGEEQFANNHEAAAATLEYDESKYFGYVPSSSHSHNNELPDWELNAMAYGFSKTGASTSDSEWPN, translated from the exons ATGGCGTCTAAACGGTTGTTTGACGATTCTGATAGAGATGCAGAAGAGGCAAGCGACAAACGCATGAGACCGAATAGGCCTTCTCTTGCTTc GATAATAGGGGAAGCAGTAAGGGTGAAAAACATGCAGAGCCTGTTGTCAGGGTTGGAACCTTTGCTAAGAAAAGTGGTAAATGAAGAGGTGGAAAGAGTCATAATAAGACACCGTCATGGAAGTAACTACACGCGCTCCCCTTCACTGAGAATTGAAGCggcatcatcgtcatcatcggAGCAACCACCGAAGTTGCAACTCATGTTCACAAACGAACTTTCCCTGCCCATATTCACCTCAAGCAGAATACTCGACGCACAAGGGAACCCCATGCAAGTGATTCTTGTTGACAAAACCAACAATGATCAAATGGTTCGAACAAGCCTTCCCTATCCCGTAAAGCTAGAGCTGGTGGTTCTTGATGGTGATTTTCCCGGCGAAGAATCGTGGTGGAGCAGCGAGCAGTTTAACAGGCATATAGTGAAGGAGAGAACAGGGAAGAGGCCCTTGCTCAGCGGAGAATTGAATCTCACCATGAGGGATGACATTGCACCCATGAATGGGGACATTGAGTTTACCGATAACTCTAGCTGGATCCGTAGCAGAAAGTTCAGAGTTGCTGTCAGGGTTTCTCCCAACCAACAAGGTGCTATCAGAATTCGTGAAGGCATCACTCAAGCCTTCGTAGTTAAGGATCACCGTGGTGAAT TGTACAAAAAGCATCACCCACCAATGTTGGACGACCAAGTGTGGCGCCTAGAAAAGATCGGGAAAGACGGAGCTTTCCACAAAAAACTCTCGGCGGAGGGGATTAATACAGTCCAAGAATTCCTCAAGTTATCGGTTGTTGATCCTCAAATGCTTAGAAAG ATATTAGGGATTGGGATGTCGGAGAAAATGTGGGAAGCGACAATAAAGCATGCAAAGACATGTAACATGGGCAACAAAGTGTATATGTACAGTCATGCTAATTATACCATCTATCTGAGTCCTATATGCCAGTTGATTAGAGCTGATATCAATGGCCAAATCCTGCAAGGCCGAGACCTAAACAGCTACAATAGG GTGTATTTAGAGAAAATGGTGAGCGAAGCATATAGCAGATGGAATGAGTTGGAGGAAATTGATCAAGCCGTTTTGAATGATAACGTTGCTTTGTTAACACAAG GGGAGGAGCAATTTGCAAACAACCATGAAGCGGCAGCAGCTACACTTGAATATGATGAAAGCAAGTATTTTGGCTATGTGCCAAGCAGTAGCCATAGCCATAATAATGAGTTGCCAGACTGGGAACTGAATGCCATGGCTTACGGCTTCTCAAAGACTGGAGCTTCAACTTCTGATTCTGAGTGGCCCAATTGA
- the LOC112738171 gene encoding AP-3 complex subunit delta, with product MAGSSIMENLFQRTLEDLIKGMRLQLIGESAFISKAVEEIRREIKSTDPHTKSTALHKLCYLSAIHGLDISWAAFHAVELMSSSRFSHKSVGYHAAALSFHDATPVLLLTTNQLRKDLSSPNPFEASLALQTLSRIATVDLARDLTPEVFSLLSSGRVFVRKKAIAVVLRVFDKYPDAVRVCFKRLVENLESSDPQIVSAVVGVFCELASRDPRSYLPLAPEFYRVLVDCKNNWVLIKVLKIFAKLAPLEPRLAKRIVEPICEIMRATGAKSVMFECVRTVLTSLGDHDSGVKLAVSKVKELLVDEDPNLRYLGLQALSVASEKHLWAVLENKESVIKSLSDEDSNIRVESLRLVMAMVSESNVTEISGVLVNYALKSDPEFCNEILGSVLTTCSRNVYEIVVDFDWYVSLLGEMARIPNCQESEEIERQLIDIGMRVKDARLQLVRVARDLLIDPALLGNACLHRILCAAAWVAGEYIDFAGNLFELIDALLQPRTNLLPPSIRAVYIHSALKVLVFCLDCYLMQNEDGNLVVGQSDPFIGKRCSVAPESATCQSSNLEQHEDLTSNPRNTTESPEDLSVFENNADTAVTQGPAITHEYMLGLLDRIELVLGPLTANQDVEVLDRASNILAFVRLVKAELIDNASQKANRADKKDTQVSAIITLMRDAFVTDLGPVSVSAQGRVAVPDGLDLKENLDDLSAICGDIELPSSSSFGIGGPQFGISSDATSTGLLKNEESGLVNESTSLLEHRKRHGLYYLPSEKNEISQYDYPPANDPRSNSNSDEAAELAKLTEQSLVLKKKPNQTKPRPVVVKLDDGDVVPLPISNKRPEPRDDSLSGAIKDILLGSTIKPSSSQSNPSDKSSSKRKEKKKQVAADIPSQIKENLGDAEGLGLENPGSSSKDHDYVKERRQRGKEKIVEGEGHDQKARKKKSSHRHGKHKTRQKANSPLNVVSQTPEIPDFLL from the coding sequence ATGGCGGGGTCATCGATAATGGAGAACCTGTTCCAGAGGACACTGGAGGACCTCATAAAAGGGATGAGGCTCCAGCTGATCGGCGAATCCGCCTTTATATCGAAGGCGGTTGAGGAGATCCGCCGCGAGATCAAGTCCACTGATCCCCACACGAAGTCCACCGCCCTCCACAAGCTCTGCTACCTCTCCGCCATCCACGGCCTCGACATCTCCTGGGCCGCCTTCCACGCCGTCGAGCTCATGTCCTCCTCCCGCTTCTCCCACAAGTCCGTCGGTTACCATGCCGCCGCCCTCTCCTTCCACGACGCCACCCCCGTCCTCCTACTCACCACCAACCAGCTCCGCAAGGACCTCTCTTCCCCCAACCCCTTCGAGGCTTCTCTCGCCCTTCAAACCCTCTCTCGCATCGCCACCGTCGATCTCGCTAGGGATTTGACCCCTGAGGTATTCTCCCTTCTCTCCTCCGGTAGGGTTTTCGTTAGGAAGAAGGCGATTGCCGTCGTTTTGAGGGTTTTCGATAAGTATCCTGACGCTGTTAGGGTTTGCTTCAAGCGTTTAGTTGAGAATCTCGAGAGTTCTGATCCTCAGATTGTGAGTGCGGTTGTTGGGGTTTTCTGCGAGCTCGCTTCCAGGGATCCGCGGTCGTATCTTCCATTGGCGCCCGAGTTTTACAGGGTTTTGGTTGATTGTAAGAACAATTGGGTTTTGATCAAGGTGCTTAAGATTTTCGCAAAGTTGGCTCCTCTGGAACCAAGGTTGGCCAAGAGGATTGTTGAGCCGATTTGCGAGATTATGAGGGCGACTGGGGCAAAATCGGTGATGTTTGAGTGTGTTAGGACCGTGCTCACTAGCTTGGGTGACCATGATTCTGGAGTTAAGCTGGCTGTTTCCAAGGTCAAGGAGTTACTGGTTGATGAGGATCCCAATCTTAGGTATCTTGGGCTCCAGGCACTTTCTGTTGCATCCGAGAAGCACTTGTGGGCTGTCTTGGAGAATAAGGAATCTGTGATCAAGTCCTTGAGTGATGAGGATTCCAATATTAGGGTCGAGTCTTTGCGCCTTGTGATGGCCATGGTCTCTGAGAGCAATGTGACTGAGATCTCCGGGGTCTTGGTCAATTATGCTCTGAAATCTGATCCGGAATTCTGTAACGAGATATTGGGTTCTGTTTTGACGACTTGTTCTCGGAATGTGTATGAGATTGTTGTTGACTTCGATTGGTATGTGTCTCTTCTTGGAGAAATGGCAAGGATTCCCAATTGCCAAGAGAGCGAGGAAATAGAGCGACAGCTTATTGATATTGGTATGAGAGTCAAGGATGCTAGGCTGCAGCTTGTCCGTGTTGCTCGTGATCTATTGATTGACCCTGCATTGCTGGGTAATGCGTGCTTGCATAGGATATTATGCGCTGCTGCCTGGGTTGCTGGGGAGTATATTGACTTCGCCGGCAATCTGTTTGAGCTCATCGATGCACTTCTGCAACCTCGAACCAATCTATTGCCTCCATCAATAAGAGCAGTTTATATTCACTCTGCTCTTAAAGTTTTGGTATTTTGCCTGGATTGTTACCTAATGCAGAATGAAGATGGTAATTTGGTTGTGGGACAGTCTGATCCGTTTATTGGAAAAAGATGCAGTGTGGCTCCTGAATCAGCAACATGTCAAAGCTCGAATCTTGAACAGCATGAAGATTTGACTTCTAACCCAAGGAACACAACCGAGTCTCCTGAAGATCTTTCAGTTTTTGAGAATAATGCTGATACAGCTGTTACCCAGGGTCCTGCAATTACACACGAATATATGCTTGGCCTATTGGATCGAATTGAATTAGTCTTGGGCCCCCTAACAGCAAATCAGGATGTTGAAGTACTGGACAGAGCGTCTAACATACTTGCCTTTGTTCGGTTGGTTAAAGCAGAACTAATTGATAATGCAAGCCAGAAGGCGAACAGAGCGGACAAGAAAGATACTCAAGTTTCGGCTATCATCACATTGATGCGTGATGCATTTGTTACAGACCTTGGTCCAGTCTCGGTAAGTGCGCAGGGAAGAGTTGCGGTACCAGATGGCTTGGATCTTAAAGAGAACCTTGACGACTTATCAGCAATATGTGGTGATATAGAACTGCCTTCATCAAGTTCATTTGGCATAGGAGGTCCTCAGTTCGGCATTTCTTCTGACGCAACTTCAACTGGTCTTCTAAAGAATGAAGAATCAGGGCTAGTAAATGAGTCTACATCTTTGCTTGAACACCGGAAGCGACATGGACTGTATTACCTGCCTTCAGAGAAGAACGAGATTTCTCAGTATGATTATCCTCCTGCAAATGATCCAAGGTCAAACAGTAATAGTGATGAAGCTGCAGAGCTGGCCAAGCTGACAGAGCAAtcacttgttttgaagaaaaaaccgaaccaaactaaGCCCAGACCTGTGGTGGTTAAATTGGACGATGGAGATGTGGTGCCATTGCCAATCTCAAACAAGAGACCTGAGCCAAGGGATGATTCACTTTCTGGTGCTATAAAAGATATTCTGCTAGGAAGTACAATCAAGCCAAGTTCTTCTCAGAGTAATCCTTCGGATAAGTCATCAAGCAAGCGcaaagagaaaaagaagcaaGTTGCAGCAGATATTCCCTCTCAAATAAAGGAAAATCTGGGTGATGCAGAAGGTCTTGGCCTTGAGAATCCGGGATCCAGTAGCAAGGATCATGATTATGTTAAAGAAAGAAGACAAAGAGGTAAAGAGAAGATTGTTGAAGGGGAAGGGCATGATCAGAAGGCAAGGAAGAAAAAGAGTAGTCACCGCCATGGTAAGCATAAAACTCGTCAAAAAGCCAATTCACCATTAAACGTGGTCTCACAAACACCCGAAATTCCAGACTTTCTTTTGTAA
- the LOC112738172 gene encoding glycosyltransferase BC10 has protein sequence MKNDNKQHDQHEQERRSPAAAVAAYVRLFLSAQQLHLFNLFSHLLLLAFGFIIGITLAFSLNGQQLLLPSNNNNPVFVNNNSQSGIKRDGLGSFLMAGKEAIMHDMSDDELLWRASMVPKIREVPLRIKPKVAFMFLTKGPLYLGPLWERFFKGNEGFYSIYIHSHPSFNASSVPKTSVFYGRRIPSKGVRWGDFNMVDAERRLLANALLDMSNQRFVLVSESCIPLFNFSTVYGYLMNSSKTFVEAYDLAGPVGRGRYSQRMRPLIKPSQWRKGSQWFQIDRALALEVVSDRQYYPVFKKHCRYGGCIADEHYLPTLVSIKFWRRNANRTLTWVDWSKGGSHPSRYMRSDVTVSFLKRLRHATRCRYNGKTTNVCHLFARKFMPHSLDRLLRFAPRLMHFHSS, from the exons ATGAAGAATGATAATAAGCAGCATGATCAGCACGAGCAAGAACGTCGTTCCCCTGCAGCAGCAGTAGCAGCATATGTGAGGTTGTTTTTGAGTGCACAACAACTCCATCTATTCAACTTGTTTTCCCATCTTCTTCTCTTGGCCTTTGGATTCATCATAGGGATCACACTCGCTTTCTCTCTCAACGGGCAGCAGCTCCTTCTCCCTTCTAATAACAATAATCCtgtttttgtcaataacaatagtcAAAGCGGGATCAAGAGAGATGGGTTGGGGAGTTTCTTGATGGCAGGAAAGGAGGCAATAATGCATGACATGAGCGACGATGAGTTGTTGTGGAGAGCTTCCATGGTTCCCAAGATTCGGGAAGTGCCACTCAGAATCAAGCCTAAGGTAGCGTTCATGTTCTTGACGAAAGGACCTCTGTATTTGGGTCCACTGTGGGAGAGATTCTTCAAAGGAAACGAAGGCTTCTATTCAATCTACatccactcccatccttctttCAATGCTTCTTCAGTCCCCAAAACCTCCGTTTTTTATGGCCGCAGAATTCCAAGCAAG GGGGTAAGGTGGGGTGACTTCAACATGGTAGATGCAGAGAGGCGTCTACTAGCAAATGCGCTGCTGGACATGTCGAACCAACGGTTCGTTCTTGTATCGGAGTCATGCATCCCTCTCTTCAACTTCTCAACCGTTTATGGGTATCTTATGAACTCATCCAAGACATTTGTGGAAGCCTACGATCTTGCGGGGCCCGTGGGGAGGGGCAGGTACTCCCAAAGGATGAGGCCACTGATCAAGCCGTCTCAGTGGAGAAAGGGGTCCCAGTGGTTCCAGATAGACCGTGCCCTGGCACTGGAAGTGGTCTCGGACCGCCAGTACTACCCGGTGTTCAAGAAGCACTGCAGGTACGGCGGCTGCATTGCCGACGAGCACTACTTGCCCACTCTTGTTAGCATCAAGTTCTGGAGGAGGAATGCCAACAGGACTTTGACTTGGGTTGATTGGTCAAAGGGCGGGTCCCATCCATCCAGGTACATGAGAAGCGATGTCACTGTTTCGTTCTTGAAGAGACTAAGGCATGCAACCAGATGCCGCTACAATGGCAAGACCACCAATGTTTGCCACTTGTTTGCAAGGAAGTTCATGCCTCACTCTCTCGATAGATTGCTAAGGTTTGCTCCCCGCTTAATGCACTTCCATTCTTCTTGA